The Glycine soja cultivar W05 chromosome 4, ASM419377v2, whole genome shotgun sequence genomic sequence CttcaccttcttgagtttgctatTCCCTGCATAGAATTTCTCTAGAGTATCCCATGCCTTCTTTGTAGTATCAGCAGAtctaattttcagaaaattatctGCATCTACACACTGATGAATAATGAACAATGTCTTTGCATCTCTTTTCATCAAGTCACGGTGAGCCACCTTCTGTGTATCAGTTGGGTTCCTGTCAGGTTCTTGAACCCCTTCTTGCACCACTTCTGTCACATCTTGAAATCGAAAGATTACCTTCATCTGAGCACACCAATCATCATAGTTCTTGCCTATTAGAACAGGCATAGATGCTGAAAAATTTTCATTCGAGGAAGCCATCTCAATTTCGGTATCCAAGGATCTT encodes the following:
- the LOC114410534 gene encoding uncharacterized protein LOC114410534 — its product is MASSNENFSASMPVLIGKNYDDWCAQMKVIFRFQDVTEVVQEGVQEPDRNPTDTQKVAHRDLMKRDAKTLFIIHQCVDADNFLKIRSADTTKKAWDTLEKFYAGNSKLKKVKLQTLRRQYELLQMSDQESIGEFFSRILAIINQMNAYGDKQSDLGIINKVLRTLTPRFDHIVVAIEQGQNLEEMKIEELQRILEA